TCGCATAGCAGAATGAGTAGATAAAGAGGAGAACGAGAGTTGTTAGGATATTTCCTAATGAAAAATCCTGTTTGAGGTTAGTAGGAGGAATAATATGTATGGAGTATAGTGAGTATTGGCAAAGTGGAAGAAGGTATTTGAGTATAGGAGATAATAAAGTTGACGAAATATTAAATATTAAGCTGGAATTTTGTATAAAAACTGGGAGATGGGAGAGGAAATTTCTCTATGATATTTACAGAGACTGTTTCATTTTTTGTGTAAATACCTCTTTTCATTA
This genomic window from Candidatus Neomarinimicrobiota bacterium contains:
- a CDS encoding transposase, which translates into the protein MKRRTRVVRIFPNEKSCLRLVGGIICMEYSEYWQSGRRYLSIGDNKVDEILNIKLEFCIKTGRWERKFLYDIYRDCFIFCVNTSFH